One region of Desulfovibrio sp. JC022 genomic DNA includes:
- a CDS encoding two-component system response regulator, whose translation MKQVLIVDDTVENLQVLMEALKGEYAIVTAKTGEKALELAMNKPHPDIILLDIMMPGMNGYEVCERLKADVRTKDIPVIFITVLMEEEDEARGLALGAVDYIVKPFCPDLVKARVRNQLELKDHKDHLERLVRERTKELALVKKVTIECLATLAEWRDPETGGHIARTQNYVKILAEYAMQREEFASQLNEELIETLYLSAPLHDVGKVGVSDAILLKPGSLTDEEFAEMKNHSQYGCDALAGAENALGGNSFLHHAREIAYYHHEKWDGTGYPSGASGKDIPLSARIMAIADVYDALISKRVYKDPFPHSKAVNIISEGSGTHFDPRLTEIFLEIQEEFREIALEFADFDEERETLKQ comes from the coding sequence ATGAAACAGGTATTGATTGTTGATGACACTGTAGAAAATTTACAGGTTCTCATGGAAGCCCTTAAAGGTGAGTACGCCATTGTCACGGCCAAGACCGGGGAAAAAGCCCTTGAACTTGCCATGAACAAGCCGCATCCCGATATCATCCTGCTGGATATCATGATGCCGGGGATGAACGGTTACGAGGTCTGTGAAAGGCTTAAAGCTGATGTCAGGACAAAGGACATTCCGGTAATTTTTATCACCGTGCTTATGGAAGAAGAGGACGAGGCCAGAGGGCTGGCTCTCGGTGCGGTGGATTATATTGTGAAGCCTTTCTGCCCTGATCTGGTCAAGGCTCGGGTCAGGAATCAACTGGAGCTTAAGGATCACAAAGATCATCTGGAGCGGCTGGTCAGGGAGCGCACCAAAGAACTGGCTCTGGTCAAGAAGGTGACCATTGAGTGTCTGGCTACTCTGGCCGAGTGGAGGGATCCGGAAACCGGGGGGCATATTGCCAGAACCCAGAACTACGTGAAAATTCTCGCTGAGTATGCCATGCAAAGGGAGGAATTTGCTTCCCAGTTGAATGAAGAGCTGATTGAAACGCTCTACCTTTCTGCACCGCTGCATGATGTGGGGAAGGTCGGGGTGTCCGATGCCATTCTGCTTAAACCGGGCAGCCTCACTGATGAAGAATTTGCGGAAATGAAAAATCATTCGCAATACGGATGTGACGCTCTGGCCGGGGCGGAAAATGCTCTGGGCGGCAATTCCTTTCTGCACCATGCCCGCGAAATTGCTTATTACCATCATGAAAAATGGGACGGCACAGGATATCCCAGCGGCGCATCCGGGAAAGACATTCCTCTTTCCGCGCGGATCATGGCTATTGCCGACGTTTATGATGCCCTGATTTCCAAACGGGTATATAAAGATCCTTTTCCCCATTCCAAGGCAGTGAATATTATTTCCGAAGGGAGTGGAACCCATTTCGATCCCCGGTTGACTGAAATCTTTCTGGAAATACAGGAAGAATTCAGGGAAATCGCTCTTGAGTTCGCTGATTTTGATGAAGAGCGGGAAACTCTCAAACAGTAA
- a CDS encoding HAD family hydrolase has translation MECSLDFSAVIFDLDGTLLDTLGEIAAAGNAALTRMGFQPHPVDAYRTFVGAGAKKLAWRALPEDKRTDEVYETFVPVLLEEFDKGLNTIAKPYAGIPEVLADFASCGKKMAVLSNKPHEFTIEAVNKFLPDVDFFEVYGGRKDVPLKPEPDVALELAKAMGAAPQQTLFIGDSDVDIKTGINAGMISIGAGWGFRGESELVKAGANIVLDTPADLVSLL, from the coding sequence ATGGAATGTTCACTTGATTTTTCCGCTGTGATTTTTGATTTGGATGGAACTTTACTCGATACTCTGGGCGAGATTGCCGCTGCGGGTAATGCCGCTTTAACCCGCATGGGATTTCAGCCCCATCCGGTGGATGCTTATCGGACGTTTGTGGGTGCCGGGGCTAAAAAACTTGCTTGGCGTGCTTTGCCTGAAGATAAACGGACTGATGAAGTTTATGAGACGTTTGTTCCCGTCCTGCTTGAAGAGTTCGACAAGGGGCTCAATACCATTGCCAAGCCATATGCCGGGATTCCGGAAGTGCTTGCCGATTTTGCTTCCTGCGGGAAAAAGATGGCTGTTCTTTCCAATAAACCCCATGAGTTTACTATTGAGGCCGTGAATAAATTCCTGCCGGATGTGGACTTTTTTGAAGTTTACGGCGGCCGCAAGGATGTTCCTCTCAAGCCTGAACCGGATGTGGCTCTTGAGCTTGCAAAGGCCATGGGAGCAGCCCCTCAACAGACCCTTTTTATAGGTGATTCCGATGTGGATATTAAAACCGGGATCAATGCGGGAATGATTTCCATCGGGGCCGGCTGGGGCTTTCGTGGAGAGAGTGAGCTTGTAAAAGCGGGGGCCAATATTGTTCTGGATACACCGGCTGATTTGGTTTCATTGCTTTGA
- a CDS encoding hybrid sensor histidine kinase/response regulator, whose protein sequence is MTEKPTVLAVDDTPENLHVLMDLLKDEYAIIAAKDGEKALKLARSKDPDIILLDVMMPGMDGYAVIRELKADEQTKDIPVIFVTSLSEAGDETKGLALGAIDYIAKPFNPDIVKARVRNHLELREAVRLREDVERIMRHDLKSPLTSVISLPQLILMSGEYDEHIKSMLGRIEDAGYTLLSMINMSTALFKMERGTYNFVPESMDLAAVVRKVFIGHEDTAQMRGLELVLEIDGSVAAVDQEFKITAEELLCYSMLGNLVGNSVDACPKGGAVRVCLQRQEGAVRISVHNPGEVPEEIKKRFFAKYATSGKDRGTGLGTYSAMLIAQAHGGDISMESVDGEVTVAVTLPQ, encoded by the coding sequence ATGACAGAGAAACCTACTGTGCTGGCAGTTGATGATACTCCTGAGAATCTGCATGTACTCATGGATCTGCTCAAGGATGAATATGCCATTATTGCGGCCAAGGACGGGGAAAAAGCCCTTAAGCTGGCTAGGAGTAAAGATCCTGATATCATTCTTCTGGATGTGATGATGCCGGGGATGGACGGTTATGCGGTCATAAGGGAACTTAAGGCTGATGAGCAGACCAAGGATATTCCGGTAATATTTGTCACCTCTTTGAGCGAGGCCGGGGACGAAACCAAGGGGCTTGCCTTGGGGGCCATTGATTATATTGCCAAGCCGTTTAATCCTGATATTGTCAAGGCGCGGGTCAGGAATCATCTTGAATTACGGGAGGCCGTGCGTTTACGTGAGGATGTGGAACGTATCATGCGCCATGACCTAAAATCCCCGCTGACCAGTGTGATCAGTCTGCCTCAGCTCATCCTTATGTCCGGCGAGTATGATGAGCACATCAAGTCCATGCTCGGGCGCATTGAAGATGCCGGATACACCCTGCTTTCCATGATCAATATGTCCACCGCCCTGTTTAAAATGGAGCGCGGAACCTATAATTTTGTCCCCGAATCAATGGATCTTGCCGCTGTTGTGCGCAAGGTGTTTATCGGCCATGAAGATACTGCGCAGATGCGCGGTCTTGAGCTTGTGCTGGAGATTGACGGGAGTGTTGCCGCAGTGGATCAGGAATTTAAAATTACAGCAGAGGAGTTGCTCTGTTATTCCATGCTGGGCAATCTTGTGGGCAATTCCGTGGATGCCTGTCCTAAAGGGGGCGCGGTAAGGGTTTGCCTTCAGCGTCAGGAAGGTGCAGTTCGCATTTCAGTGCATAATCCCGGTGAGGTGCCGGAAGAGATAAAGAAAAGATTTTTTGCCAAGTACGCCACCTCCGGCAAGGACCGGGGTACCGGGCTGGGTACTTATTCGGCAATGCTTATCGCGCAGGCCCATGGAGGGGATATTTCCATGGAAAGTGTTGACGGTGAGGTCACCGTGGCGGTAACTCTTCCCCAGTAG
- a CDS encoding GAF domain-containing protein: protein MDDKALIKFQRQQISSLQEEKSAAMEALDLARELGTISSLSNPQSSLEMLLQEICDRANKMIPFKSCAVYLIDNDTQDFVQARSCPEYAAARLEKEVGLLIEDQSFAYALQSDGPVFFLDSAGDSHIFLHTLLTPSRVRGMFVGVMVQSKEDILDTTLKLFSVFMLSAANALENCETREFMRNHSQELERKVQQRTLDLADAFDRLDVTLDGMQAGVMVVEAEDHKIVDANPKALEMLGVGWEELIGRQCFDVICSAFRGNCPITDRGLNEDNGEYVIERRDGVSIPIQKTVSRVMINGKLHMVENFIDISEQKKLADLKEDVDRIMRHDLKGPLNGIIGLPDILLMDDEGNLTESQREILEYIQASGYKLLNMINLSLDLYKMETGAYEYHPAVADVYALARSVLKDLFELINYKKLVVREQFGGKGVEKGFSFNIRCDEFLTYSLLSNLLKNAVEASPAESVITLDVNDDLGDILIKIHNMGVVPEDIRDTFFEKYVTAHKSGGTGLGTYSAKLIAETMGGSVSFESSDVKGTSIFIKLPGIED, encoded by the coding sequence ATGGACGACAAAGCGTTGATAAAATTTCAGCGTCAGCAGATCTCTTCCTTGCAGGAAGAGAAGTCCGCAGCTATGGAGGCTCTGGATCTGGCCCGTGAGTTGGGTACTATAAGCTCCCTTTCCAATCCGCAATCCTCGCTGGAAATGTTACTGCAAGAAATTTGTGATCGCGCCAACAAGATGATTCCGTTCAAGTCCTGCGCGGTTTATCTTATTGATAATGATACACAGGACTTTGTACAGGCCCGTTCCTGCCCGGAGTACGCAGCAGCAAGGCTGGAAAAGGAAGTCGGTTTACTTATTGAAGATCAGTCTTTTGCTTATGCTCTACAGTCTGACGGCCCCGTATTTTTTCTTGATTCTGCGGGAGACAGTCACATTTTCCTTCACACTCTCTTAACTCCGTCCCGGGTGCGGGGAATGTTTGTGGGGGTAATGGTCCAGAGCAAGGAAGATATACTTGATACAACCCTGAAGCTTTTTTCCGTATTCATGCTTTCTGCGGCCAATGCTCTTGAGAATTGCGAAACCCGTGAATTTATGCGTAATCACAGTCAGGAATTGGAACGCAAGGTCCAGCAGCGAACTTTGGATCTAGCCGATGCCTTTGACCGGCTTGACGTAACTTTGGACGGAATGCAGGCCGGGGTTATGGTGGTGGAAGCTGAAGACCATAAAATTGTTGATGCTAATCCCAAGGCATTGGAAATGTTGGGAGTGGGATGGGAAGAATTAATCGGCAGGCAATGTTTTGATGTTATTTGTTCTGCGTTCAGAGGCAATTGTCCGATTACTGATCGGGGACTGAATGAGGATAACGGGGAGTATGTCATTGAACGCAGGGATGGAGTAAGCATACCTATCCAGAAGACCGTGAGCAGGGTTATGATCAATGGCAAACTGCACATGGTTGAAAATTTTATAGATATCAGTGAGCAGAAAAAGCTGGCTGATCTTAAGGAAGATGTGGACCGCATAATGCGCCACGACCTTAAAGGTCCCTTGAACGGTATTATCGGGCTGCCGGATATCCTGCTTATGGATGATGAGGGTAATCTTACTGAAAGCCAGCGGGAAATTTTGGAATACATACAGGCTTCAGGATACAAATTATTGAACATGATTAACCTTTCTCTTGATCTTTATAAAATGGAAACCGGGGCCTACGAGTACCATCCGGCTGTTGCGGATGTTTATGCTCTCGCCCGCTCTGTTTTGAAGGACCTATTTGAGCTGATTAATTATAAAAAACTTGTGGTCCGGGAGCAGTTTGGAGGAAAGGGTGTTGAAAAAGGTTTTTCCTTTAATATCCGTTGTGATGAATTTTTGACCTATTCGCTGTTATCGAATCTCCTTAAAAATGCTGTTGAAGCTTCCCCTGCTGAGAGTGTGATCACGTTGGATGTGAATGATGATCTCGGGGATATATTAATAAAAATACATAATATGGGAGTCGTGCCCGAAGATATCCGGGATACTTTTTTTGAGAAATACGTGACTGCGCATAAGTCCGGGGGGACCGGACTGGGAACATATTCAGCAAAGCTTATTGCTGAAACTATGGGCGGCAGTGTTTCATTTGAAAGTTCTGATGTAAAAGGGACATCTATTTTTATAAAGCTTCCGGGAATTGAAGATTGA
- a CDS encoding response regulator yields MLNTQASILIVDDHQAMRRTVADIMRMLGYFNIHYAEDGLMALEQLEEHPSTSLVLLDWNMPRMSGLDFLRKIRTTSEYENLAVIMVTAEAEQELVMEAVAAGVTNYIVKPFTPMTLEKKLKEVFPG; encoded by the coding sequence ATGCTGAATACACAAGCAAGTATCCTCATCGTAGACGACCATCAGGCCATGCGGCGTACTGTTGCCGATATCATGCGCATGCTGGGCTATTTTAACATACACTATGCCGAAGACGGGCTTATGGCCTTGGAGCAATTGGAAGAACATCCTTCGACCAGCCTTGTGCTGCTGGACTGGAACATGCCCCGCATGAGCGGACTTGATTTCTTACGAAAAATACGGACCACTTCCGAGTACGAAAACCTTGCGGTGATCATGGTCACCGCTGAAGCGGAACAGGAGCTTGTGATGGAGGCTGTTGCCGCAGGGGTCACCAACTACATTGTCAAACCGTTTACCCCGATGACACTTGAAAAAAAGCTGAAGGAAGTCTTCCCCGGTTAA
- a CDS encoding HDOD domain-containing protein: MKIFVGDLEVGMRLAEDVKGANGRFLLAADTVIEERHLRIFNIWGVSEVEVLGGKGAGESDADPQLHALAKEYVDGIFAYADMTVAPMEVLKEVSVKYFVRELEKNNELPHTMISMGREPDIPETPLFASADAFLKSGIRLASFPDIYYKIMEALNDPGSGSENLADIISKDSGLSAKLISLVNSPLYGFDLPVESLSRAVSLVGTNGVCQLALSVSVMEAFKGEHNTGFSMADFWKHSLACAVFCRILALQVPGVSQDKCFVVGMLHDVGQLIMLQQCPEKIDMAFELRMARGISYCEAESIIFGFDHCDLVGSLFKLWNIPPSITAGVVGHHGSRSGEFCIESAICSVADSMAVAMQYGTDSFGLVNTPYPGAWDALGLPDGAVVTTALKARRQIADILTIFGG; encoded by the coding sequence ATGAAAATTTTTGTTGGAGATTTAGAAGTCGGAATGCGTCTGGCTGAAGATGTAAAAGGAGCCAATGGACGTTTTTTGCTGGCAGCTGACACCGTTATCGAAGAGCGGCACCTGCGAATTTTTAATATTTGGGGTGTGAGTGAAGTTGAGGTTCTCGGCGGCAAAGGAGCTGGGGAATCTGATGCTGACCCCCAGCTACATGCTCTTGCCAAGGAGTATGTGGATGGAATTTTTGCATATGCAGACATGACTGTGGCTCCAATGGAAGTTTTGAAGGAGGTAAGCGTTAAGTATTTTGTGAGAGAGCTGGAGAAAAATAACGAATTACCTCATACGATGATTTCCATGGGCCGTGAACCAGATATCCCCGAGACCCCTCTTTTTGCCAGCGCGGACGCATTTTTAAAGAGCGGTATCCGTTTAGCTTCTTTTCCAGACATTTATTATAAGATAATGGAGGCCCTAAATGATCCGGGGTCCGGTTCAGAAAATCTTGCGGATATTATTTCTAAAGATTCAGGGCTTAGTGCAAAGCTGATCAGTCTGGTCAACAGTCCTTTATATGGTTTTGATCTGCCGGTGGAGTCCTTGAGCAGAGCTGTCTCTCTTGTAGGAACAAATGGAGTCTGCCAGCTGGCATTGAGTGTTTCGGTAATGGAAGCGTTCAAAGGCGAGCATAATACGGGATTTTCCATGGCTGACTTCTGGAAGCATTCGCTTGCCTGTGCTGTTTTTTGCCGTATTTTAGCCTTGCAGGTTCCCGGCGTATCGCAGGATAAATGTTTTGTTGTGGGAATGCTCCATGACGTAGGACAGTTGATCATGCTACAGCAGTGTCCGGAAAAGATTGATATGGCCTTTGAGCTGCGCATGGCTCGCGGCATCAGTTATTGCGAAGCAGAGTCAATCATTTTTGGATTTGACCATTGCGATCTTGTTGGGAGCCTTTTTAAACTCTGGAATATTCCACCGTCGATTACTGCCGGAGTGGTCGGGCATCACGGGAGTCGTTCCGGGGAATTCTGTATTGAATCAGCAATATGTTCTGTTGCTGATTCCATGGCGGTGGCAATGCAGTATGGAACTGATAGCTTTGGTCTTGTAAATACTCCTTACCCGGGGGCCTGGGATGCTCTTGGGCTTCCTGATGGAGCGGTTGTTACCACAGCGTTGAAGGCCAGACGTCAGATTGCGGACATTCTTACCATATTTGGAGGATAG